From one Candidatus Bathyarchaeia archaeon genomic stretch:
- a CDS encoding LamG-like jellyroll fold domain-containing protein, whose protein sequence is MKRELCNRVFSNNAEKLISSIALILMIIFMSQSSLFTYLLSAPPILSLKWTKSGLGNGFWEGGVAIGDVVKSNPGEEIVCATDYNGGTVWVLDDADGKTLWTYTDSAIYAYAQISLYDIDADGNLEIIVPLYYPPGILVLRGDGTRYWRTLISGSSGTIMSSVAAADTDGDGKLEIFAGSQNVEAGLDKRFTGKIVKLSYDGRILAETFTWRACSGGISIADADNDGELEIYAGDRHMYMGDGDYGKGVRSFWASNLTQRWCHPDILCSSQCPVLADVTGDGKMEAIVSDQRGGLIILNSTSGSAIRKSRNIGLPGHYQLTVYDIDGDGCLEVLTADGTHESSRWSNTEVVIFDLVNWKVDGRLPVGKCKFSPTLADLTGDGKMDIIACNMTTVFIYTYDSQARKYVKVEEFSNLSEGLMYAIVQDTDNDGYLEMVVPRGSGSNAKIYFFDTTAPKPQQRVRSEVKWYSEYRRGTAEYIPPPKKTNLASPTYISGEWGVGAISGIISVGVTGSFGKTNVGGSYVNLCQYTYGSKYQITEDGVAQSITLYVRERNNEPRTLKVAIYNDTAGVPSRLLAQGTTTIPAGHNGWITVSLSTQPVLKAGNYYWLIANAQASGKTVNFYFNAGETSQAMYATTSLSSFPTDPCQFSGFRDRAFSIYCTYEKSGPTPPKVVGHSPSNGEVNVPINTVIQVTFSETMNKTSVESSFSLGVVSGSFSWNADETIMTFTPSGNLAYDTTYTVIISGDAQDKEGESMGSPYTWSFRTVSPLPTLTSSDGTHSTNADLICYSFDTSARNIFNWYVNNVSLTNLLLTFDINDPPYVRDYSPYNNNGKVYGATWSNNGILGGAYYFDGFFDYIRIPDGGLGYFPGYPTPSKLGGDGTWSEITIELWVYIEPNQNPGAKNPPVSDVRFLSKIPSYEMGIDTSKRLFAGIWTQNGTDYTELGSFGSSRIMYTTPLTDQVWHHVSLTYRNGVGLSLYLNGQRVGFNGQVRGNVHCSSGEPLVLGWFDYFHGMIDEVRIYPRCLSSDQVYQRYIEVKEGWNDRAVIKAADTKGLEVWKCQVIQGSISRFSNPWEIDNTPPSALNLKIGPRESLQPLVTDTLFALYQYFDADEKPESGSEIRWYKNGVLQPSLNNSRTVPSSALLVGDVWRFSVRPKDGVDFGSLSLSPNVTVIANSPPQVVSAGISLDGSGNLNCISQTYDADSDVVRSVFNWYVNNAPLATLIMPFDTDSMFTAKDYSPPSTNGVISSPAWTPNGLLGGAYVFDGNDIIIVADDSSLGGDGTWSEITIEFWIKLSEDQWGSRVIAKKLAGSSTGSYMVGFQTSTSDPANALFFGVTVDGVWYDTWSNVTAQANMILEVNKWNHVVCTYKSGLGLIVYINGTRRASLPLSGLISVSTPTIGDEPLFIGSDGSGRAYRFIKGIIDEVRIYRRALSSRQVQQLYLESSKDGLSGRSTIISTEIRKGDTWKCVVTPNDKYQDGSVKETNSIAI, encoded by the coding sequence CATTCTGATGATTATCTTCATGTCTCAATCATCGCTTTTCACATACCTCCTTAGCGCTCCACCAATATTGTCCTTAAAGTGGACGAAAAGCGGTCTCGGAAATGGCTTCTGGGAGGGCGGAGTGGCCATAGGTGATGTTGTAAAAAGTAATCCTGGCGAAGAAATAGTTTGTGCAACGGATTATAATGGTGGCACGGTATGGGTCTTAGATGATGCTGATGGAAAGACGCTATGGACATATACTGATAGCGCAATATATGCTTATGCACAAATATCCCTATATGATATTGATGCTGATGGAAACCTTGAGATTATAGTACCATTATATTATCCTCCAGGTATTCTAGTTTTACGTGGAGACGGCACCAGATACTGGAGAACCCTTATCTCGGGGAGCAGCGGGACGATAATGTCGTCTGTCGCTGCTGCCGATACGGATGGCGATGGAAAGCTTGAGATCTTTGCTGGATCACAAAATGTTGAGGCTGGATTAGATAAAAGATTCACTGGGAAAATTGTGAAACTGAGCTATGATGGACGAATATTAGCTGAAACCTTCACTTGGAGGGCATGTTCAGGGGGGATATCGATTGCGGATGCTGACAATGACGGTGAATTAGAGATTTACGCCGGCGACAGACACATGTATATGGGTGACGGTGACTACGGTAAAGGCGTCAGATCGTTCTGGGCAAGCAATCTCACCCAGAGATGGTGCCACCCGGACATCCTATGCAGCAGTCAATGCCCGGTTCTTGCCGATGTAACTGGCGACGGAAAAATGGAGGCGATTGTAAGCGACCAGCGTGGAGGTCTTATAATCCTCAACTCGACCAGTGGAAGCGCCATAAGGAAGAGCCGTAACATAGGTTTGCCAGGACACTATCAGCTAACGGTCTACGATATTGATGGTGACGGCTGCCTCGAGGTTTTAACGGCTGATGGCACGCATGAGAGCAGCAGATGGAGCAACACAGAAGTCGTTATCTTTGATCTAGTGAACTGGAAGGTTGATGGCAGACTGCCCGTAGGTAAATGTAAGTTTTCTCCAACGCTTGCAGATTTAACTGGCGACGGAAAAATGGACATAATAGCCTGTAATATGACTACTGTTTTCATTTACACGTATGATAGTCAAGCAAGAAAATACGTGAAGGTTGAGGAATTCTCGAATCTTAGCGAGGGGTTAATGTACGCCATAGTTCAGGATACCGATAACGATGGTTACCTTGAAATGGTTGTTCCAAGGGGAAGCGGATCTAATGCAAAAATATACTTCTTTGACACTACTGCTCCTAAGCCCCAACAAAGAGTGCGGTCTGAAGTAAAGTGGTACAGCGAATATAGAAGAGGCACCGCTGAATACATACCGCCGCCGAAAAAAACTAACCTAGCATCACCCACATATATCTCAGGTGAATGGGGTGTCGGCGCTATTAGCGGCATTATTAGCGTGGGGGTAACTGGAAGCTTTGGGAAAACCAATGTAGGCGGCAGCTACGTTAATCTTTGCCAATACACTTATGGAAGCAAATATCAGATCACAGAAGATGGAGTGGCCCAAAGCATCACGTTGTATGTTCGGGAAAGGAATAATGAGCCTAGAACATTAAAAGTAGCCATATATAATGACACTGCTGGAGTCCCGAGTAGGCTCCTAGCTCAAGGAACCACAACTATTCCAGCGGGACATAATGGCTGGATAACAGTTAGCCTTTCAACGCAACCGGTCCTTAAAGCTGGCAATTACTACTGGCTTATTGCAAATGCCCAAGCGTCAGGTAAAACTGTTAATTTCTATTTTAATGCGGGTGAAACCAGTCAGGCAATGTATGCTACGACAAGCCTATCAAGTTTTCCAACTGATCCATGCCAGTTCTCAGGGTTTAGAGACCGAGCATTCTCCATTTACTGCACTTATGAAAAATCTGGACCGACGCCTCCAAAAGTGGTGGGTCATAGTCCATCAAATGGCGAAGTCAACGTTCCTATAAACACAGTTATCCAGGTTACATTTAGTGAGACGATGAATAAAACTAGTGTTGAATCATCCTTTTCACTAGGCGTTGTTTCAGGCTCATTTAGCTGGAATGCGGATGAAACAATAATGACTTTTACTCCAAGCGGAAACTTGGCGTATGATACTACTTATACTGTTATAATATCTGGAGACGCGCAAGATAAAGAGGGAGAAAGTATGGGATCACCTTACACATGGTCATTTAGAACTGTTAGTCCATTGCCAACCCTAACTTCAAGTGACGGAACACATTCCACAAACGCCGACCTTATATGTTATTCATTCGATACTTCGGCGAGAAATATATTCAACTGGTATGTTAACAATGTTTCATTAACTAATCTGCTCCTAACCTTTGACATTAATGATCCACCGTACGTGAGAGACTATTCGCCATACAATAATAATGGAAAGGTTTATGGCGCCACATGGAGCAACAACGGCATATTAGGCGGAGCCTACTATTTTGACGGCTTCTTCGACTATATTAGAATTCCAGATGGCGGTTTAGGGTACTTTCCAGGCTATCCGACGCCAAGTAAGCTTGGCGGGGACGGTACATGGTCTGAGATAACAATAGAACTCTGGGTTTATATCGAGCCTAACCAGAACCCTGGAGCGAAGAATCCTCCAGTTAGCGACGTCAGATTTCTATCGAAGATACCATCATACGAGATGGGCATAGATACCTCAAAAAGATTGTTTGCTGGAATTTGGACGCAAAATGGTACAGATTACACGGAACTAGGCTCATTCGGTTCATCTAGGATAATGTACACTACCCCTCTAACCGATCAAGTATGGCATCACGTATCTTTGACCTATAGAAACGGTGTTGGTTTATCTTTATACCTCAATGGGCAGAGAGTTGGATTTAATGGTCAGGTAAGGGGTAACGTGCATTGTAGCAGCGGCGAGCCATTAGTTTTAGGATGGTTCGATTACTTTCATGGGATGATAGACGAGGTTAGAATTTATCCAAGATGCTTGTCTAGCGATCAAGTCTATCAGCGCTATATAGAGGTTAAAGAAGGCTGGAACGATAGGGCTGTTATAAAGGCGGCTGACACAAAGGGTCTAGAGGTCTGGAAGTGCCAAGTAATTCAAGGCAGCATATCAAGGTTCTCTAATCCATGGGAAATAGATAATACTCCACCATCAGCGCTCAATCTCAAAATAGGTCCACGTGAATCTCTACAGCCGCTGGTCACAGACACATTATTTGCTCTATACCAATATTTTGATGCCGACGAAAAACCGGAGTCGGGGTCAGAGATCAGATGGTATAAAAATGGCGTCCTTCAGCCATCCCTAAATAACAGTAGAACAGTTCCTTCTAGCGCTCTATTAGTCGGCGACGTATGGCGTTTTTCTGTTAGACCAAAAGATGGAGTAGACTTTGGTAGCCTTAGCCTTTCTCCAAACGTCACAGTGATTGCGAATAGTCCACCACAAGTGGTGTCCGCAGGGATCTCTTTAGATGGAAGCGGGAATCTCAATTGTATCTCACAAACATATGATGCTGATAGTGACGTTGTGAGAAGCGTATTTAATTGGTATGTTAACAATGCTCCACTAGCCACATTAATAATGCCTTTTGACACGGACAGCATGTTCACAGCGAAGGACTATTCGCCTCCAAGCACAAATGGGGTTATTTCCAGTCCCGCATGGACACCTAACGGCCTCTTAGGCGGCGCATATGTGTTTGATGGAAACGATATTATAATTGTAGCGGACGATTCAAGTCTCGGAGGAGATGGTACGTGGTCTGAGATAACAATAGAATTTTGGATTAAATTATCAGAGGATCAGTGGGGGTCCAGAGTAATAGCGAAGAAATTGGCTGGCTCCAGCACTGGGAGCTATATGGTTGGCTTTCAGACATCGACAAGCGACCCGGCTAATGCTTTGTTCTTCGGCGTAACAGTAGACGGCGTATGGTATGATACATGGAGTAATGTGACTGCGCAAGCCAATATGATACTAGAAGTAAACAAATGGAATCATGTGGTCTGCACATATAAGTCGGGTTTAGGATTAATAGTATACATAAATGGTACAAGGAGAGCTAGCCTGCCCCTTTCAGGATTAATAAGCGTTAGTACCCCAACCATTGGAGACGAACCATTATTCATAGGTTCTGATGGTAGCGGGCGAGCATATCGGTTCATAAAAGGAATTATAGATGAGGTTAGAATATATAGGCGTGCCCTTTCGTCGAGGCAGGTTCAGCAATTATATCTTGAGTCGTCAAAAGATGGGCTGAGTGGAAGGTCGACGATAATATCTACTGAAATAAGAAAAGGCGATACCTGGAAATGTGTTGTTACACCTAACGATAAGTATCAGGATGGAAGCGTGAAAGAGACTAATTCGATCGCTATATGA
- a CDS encoding NosD domain-containing protein has translation MTEKITLTLFLLAIIMMLLFSPATSFTANDARCSIFIRVDGSIDPSDAPIKRNGNTYILTGDIYNKTITIEKDNIIIDGNNHVIQGFNTPFSTGIDLTARRHVTVKNVRVQGFYFGFSLNYSQYNVIWGNTIYLCSYIISAVESEGNRIYNNNFLSVPNRVYGGMNIWDGGYPDGGNFWANMYGEDLYSGELQNITGSDGICDQIYEINEDNFDSYPLMGFFSVFKAEKQGETYPIYVVSNSKVLSVSYDPSASSISLHISGKVETSRFCRMLIPYELLEEPYMVLINGQEPVYVDSGLYSNGTHSWIYFGYNSREEVNQVHIVPEFSPALTLCSLAILTLLIIYRRKYVKIE, from the coding sequence ATGACTGAAAAAATCACATTAACCCTATTTTTATTAGCAATAATTATGATGCTTCTTTTTTCGCCGGCAACATCTTTCACCGCCAACGATGCAAGGTGCTCCATATTTATACGTGTTGATGGGTCGATAGACCCGTCTGATGCACCAATTAAGCGAAACGGAAACACTTACATTTTGACTGGAGACATTTATAATAAAACAATTACCATAGAGAAGGATAATATAATAATTGATGGAAATAACCATGTTATCCAAGGATTCAACACCCCATTTTCAACAGGAATAGATCTTACTGCTAGAAGACATGTTACAGTTAAAAATGTAAGAGTTCAAGGCTTCTATTTCGGCTTCTCACTAAATTACTCTCAATATAATGTCATATGGGGGAACACTATATATTTATGCTCATATATAATCTCCGCTGTGGAGAGTGAAGGTAACAGAATATATAACAATAATTTTCTGAGCGTGCCCAACAGGGTGTATGGTGGAATGAATATTTGGGATGGAGGTTACCCTGATGGAGGGAACTTCTGGGCTAATATGTATGGTGAAGATCTTTATTCAGGCGAGCTTCAAAACATTACGGGAAGCGATGGAATATGCGACCAAATATATGAGATAAATGAAGATAACTTTGATAGTTATCCATTAATGGGCTTCTTCTCGGTCTTTAAGGCTGAAAAGCAAGGGGAAACCTATCCTATATATGTTGTAAGCAACTCAAAAGTCTTGTCGGTTAGCTATGATCCATCCGCTTCGTCAATAAGTCTCCATATAAGTGGTAAGGTGGAAACCAGTAGATTTTGTAGAATGCTTATACCTTATGAGCTTCTCGAAGAACCCTACATGGTCTTAATTAATGGACAGGAACCCGTATATGTGGACAGTGGTCTCTACTCCAACGGAACGCATAGTTGGATATACTTTGGATACAACTCGCGAGAAGAGGTGAATCAAGTGCATATAGTACCGGAGTTTTCGCCAGCGCTGACCTTATGCAGCTTAGCAATATTAACGCTCCTCATTATTTACAGGAGGAAATACGTTAAAATTGAATAG
- a CDS encoding DUF1616 domain-containing protein, whose product MRKNSSLLVYWFSKEARWYWLTASLTSLSSFLAFNLSDNSFPLIYIKYIFGLLFILWLPGYTFMRVMFPRKFILMLSPERFSFLEHFALSLCLSIILTSSVTLLLNYTSWGINLASVTLSVTALIMVLATFALLEEYAIIKDKRRESND is encoded by the coding sequence TTGAGAAAAAATTCTAGTCTACTAGTATATTGGTTTTCTAAAGAAGCACGCTGGTATTGGCTAACAGCGTCTCTTACGTCACTCTCGTCTTTTTTGGCATTTAATCTCTCAGATAATTCTTTTCCATTAATCTACATTAAGTATATTTTCGGCTTATTGTTTATTCTCTGGCTGCCGGGCTACACGTTTATGAGGGTTATGTTCCCCAGAAAATTCATTCTCATGCTATCTCCTGAAAGATTTAGCTTTTTGGAGCATTTCGCTCTAAGCTTATGCTTAAGTATAATTTTAACTTCCTCGGTTACTCTTCTTTTAAACTATACTTCTTGGGGCATAAATTTAGCGTCTGTTACTTTGAGCGTGACTGCATTAATAATGGTGTTAGCTACCTTCGCTTTACTAGAAGAATATGCCATAATAAAAGATAAGCGGCGTGAATCTAATGACTAA
- a CDS encoding oligosaccharide flippase family protein has product MTNELAEVVEGSTRGGLFIFLGTITSTAILAITSIIIARFLGPEFYGQYSLSVFLSQFLFLFSDFGMNQGLIKFATDLRMKGDLKTLRKIVQFSIVLRIFIGAAVSLVVFYLATYFSLIIGRSDISSYIQLSSLMIVFQAIHSIIVSAFIGLDKAEYNALANIILSLTRFVASVYLILSGFKIVGAIMGNFIGYAAASVMGALILFSKCGLIGSHLKSGSAFNSSGNIKDLVRFSMPLYTSILLTGFLPLCQNIMLAIFTSDVEIGNFKAATNFTTAISIIFASVTLICLQAFSKINSLRKEDKVADLFAMISKYTCLLVAPIVTLIFVFSKETITILYGPLYQSAHIHLSLLCASYLLIPLGYLTLSSLFNGFGETNITLKLTVINFLLFTLLGLPLTILCGTVGMIIAFFSSNVISTFFARLFAEKKFKIKLKITAPLMGTYLVAAFSSAPLLLFHPIFSSSILRIFAGISVYFLVYLTLIPSIKVVNRTELKVIEGALYKSDLLAFITKPIITYEENILNVNAVVPQYLRRKFNLAKLFRS; this is encoded by the coding sequence ATGACTAACGAGTTAGCGGAAGTTGTGGAAGGATCGACACGCGGTGGATTGTTCATATTTCTCGGAACAATCACCTCAACAGCTATCCTAGCAATTACCTCGATAATTATTGCTAGGTTTCTAGGACCAGAATTCTATGGTCAGTATTCACTCTCAGTATTCCTCTCTCAATTTCTATTTTTATTCTCCGATTTCGGAATGAATCAGGGACTAATTAAATTTGCCACTGACTTGCGCATGAAGGGTGACTTGAAAACCCTCAGAAAAATAGTTCAATTCAGCATAGTGTTGAGGATTTTCATCGGGGCGGCGGTTTCTCTCGTTGTTTTTTACTTAGCGACGTACTTCTCTCTTATTATTGGTAGATCCGACATCAGCTCATATATTCAATTGTCCTCGCTTATGATAGTTTTTCAAGCAATACATTCTATAATAGTTTCAGCGTTTATCGGGCTAGATAAGGCTGAATATAATGCTTTAGCAAACATTATACTCTCCCTTACAAGATTTGTGGCATCTGTCTACTTGATTTTGTCCGGCTTTAAAATTGTGGGTGCCATTATGGGAAATTTTATCGGTTATGCTGCTGCCAGCGTAATGGGCGCACTCATACTATTCTCTAAATGCGGATTGATAGGCTCTCATTTAAAGAGTGGAAGCGCATTCAATTCTTCAGGAAACATAAAAGATTTAGTCAGATTCAGTATGCCACTTTATACATCAATACTGCTAACTGGTTTTCTACCCCTCTGCCAAAATATTATGCTTGCCATTTTCACTAGCGACGTGGAGATTGGAAACTTTAAGGCTGCGACAAACTTCACAACAGCGATAAGCATAATTTTTGCCAGTGTCACATTAATTTGCCTTCAAGCCTTCTCAAAAATTAATTCTCTGAGAAAGGAGGATAAAGTGGCGGATCTCTTCGCAATGATAAGTAAGTACACTTGTTTATTGGTGGCTCCAATCGTAACGTTGATTTTTGTTTTCTCGAAGGAGACAATAACAATATTATATGGTCCACTTTATCAGTCAGCTCACATACATCTTTCACTTTTATGCGCAAGTTACCTACTAATCCCATTAGGGTATCTGACATTATCCAGTCTCTTTAATGGTTTTGGAGAAACAAATATAACACTTAAGTTAACAGTAATTAATTTCCTTCTATTTACGCTTTTAGGGCTCCCTTTGACAATCCTCTGTGGCACTGTCGGAATGATTATAGCCTTCTTCTCCTCAAACGTAATTTCAACCTTCTTTGCAAGGCTTTTTGCAGAGAAGAAATTTAAAATTAAGCTGAAGATTACTGCTCCATTAATGGGAACCTATCTTGTTGCTGCTTTTTCAAGCGCTCCACTATTGCTCTTTCACCCAATATTCTCATCCAGCATCCTTAGAATTTTCGCTGGCATCTCAGTATATTTTTTGGTGTATTTAACTCTTATTCCATCAATAAAAGTGGTAAATAGGACAGAGCTGAAAGTTATTGAAGGTGCGCTGTATAAGTCTGACCTGCTAGCCTTTATAACTAAACCAATAATAACATATGAAGAAAATATATTGAATGTAAATGCCGTTGTGCCGCAATATCTCAGAAGAAAATTTAATCTAGCAAAATTATTTAGATCATAA
- a CDS encoding winged helix-turn-helix domain-containing protein, protein MGEEAGSITITILGRDKNMRNGFLRRNNLDVMYEILSFCRKERQKTRIMYKCNLSYELLKKYIGFLVSRDLLEKSRDKYYRTTMQGLDFLNEYERVRNMLNKRYSLH, encoded by the coding sequence ATGGGGGAAGAGGCTGGCTCCATCACGATTACAATCTTAGGTAGGGATAAAAATATGAGAAATGGATTTTTAAGGAGAAATAACCTTGACGTTATGTATGAGATTCTCTCTTTTTGCCGAAAGGAGAGGCAGAAAACAAGGATAATGTATAAATGTAACTTGAGCTACGAGTTACTGAAAAAATATATAGGCTTTTTAGTTTCCAGGGATCTTTTAGAAAAATCGAGGGATAAATACTATCGTACTACTATGCAGGGACTTGACTTTCTTAATGAGTATGAGCGCGTAAGAAATATGTTGAATAAAAGATATTCCCTGCATTAG